The following coding sequences are from one Poecile atricapillus isolate bPoeAtr1 chromosome 28, bPoeAtr1.hap1, whole genome shotgun sequence window:
- the FSTL3 gene encoding follistatin-related protein 3 — MPLRLLLCLLALCSPAAAHGGICWLQQGKEAKCTMILKTGVTWEECCANGNVDVAWSNYTYPGNKISLLGFLGLVTCHPCKESCEGVVCGPDKVCKMKHGRPQCACAPDCSSLPRKLQVCGSDGYTYRDECDLLTAKCRDHPDLEVMYQGKCKKSCSSVVCPGTHTCVVDQTGSAHCVMCRTAPCPEPTSLDHALCGNNNVTYPSACHLRRATCHRGRSIGVRHYGSCSAAAKFSAETDSVEENYV; from the exons atgccgctgcggctgctgctctgcctgctggcGCTCTGCAGCCCCGCCGCCGCGCACG GTGGAATCTGCTGGCTGCAACAGGGGAAGGAGGCCAAGTGCACCATGATCCTGAAGACAGGCGTGACGTGGGAGGAATGCTGTGCCAACGGCAACGTGGATGTGGCCTGGTCTAACTACACCTACCCAGGCAACAAGATCAGCCTGCTGGGCTTCCTGGGGCTGGTGACCTGCCACCCCTGCAAAG agagCTGCGAGGGGGTGGTGTGCGGCCCCGACAAGGTGTGCAAGATGAAGCACGGCCGTCCCCAGTGTGCCTGTGCCCCCGACTGCTCCAGCCTGCCCCGCAAGCTGCAGGTCTGTGGCTCCGATGGCTACACCTACCGGGACGAGTGTGACCTGCTGACGGCCAAGTGCAGAGACCACCCCGACCTCGAAGTGATGTACCAGGGCAAATGCAAAA AGTCCTGCTCCAGCGTGGTGTGCCCTGGCACCCACACCTGCGTGGTGGACCAGACAGGCAGTGCCCACTGTGTGATGTGCCGGACAGccccctgccctgagcccacCAGCCTGGACCACGCTCTCTGTGGCAACAACAACGTCACCTACCCCTCGGCGTGCCACCTGCGGCGAGCCACCTGCCACCGTGGCCGCTCCATCGGCGTGCGCCACTACGGGAGCTGCTCAG ctgcGGCCAAATTCTCCGCAGAGACGGACAGCGTGGAGGAGAACTATGTGTGA
- the RNF126 gene encoding E3 ubiquitin-protein ligase RNF126: protein MAEASPQPGRFFCHCCSAEIAPRLPDYICPRCESGFIEELPEEPRNADNETSSSTSATDQSRHPFENVDQHLFTLPPGYGQFAFGFFDDSFEFPFGSNVQPEDNRDSENRREREHQSRHRYGARQPRARLATRRASGRHEGVPTLEGIIQQLVNGIIAPTTIPNLGLGPWGVLHSNPMDYAWGANGLDAIITQLLNQFENTGPPPADKEKIQALPTIQITQEHVDSGLECPVCKEDYTVGENVRQLPCNHLFHDGCIVPWLEQHDTCPVCRKSLSGQNTATNPPGLTGMNFSSSSSSSSSSSSPSNENSSNNS, encoded by the exons ATGGCGGAGGCGTCGCCGCAGCCGGGCCGGTtcttctgccactgctgctcGGCCGAGATCGCCCCGCGCCTGCCC GACTACATCTGCCCACGGTGTGAGTCTGGTTTTATTGAAGAGCTTCCCGAGGAGCCAAG GAATGCTGACAATGAGACCAGCTCCTCTACGTCAGCCACTGATCAGAGCAGGCATCCTTTCGAG aaTGTGGATCAGCACTTGTTCACCTTGCCCCCGGGCTATGGCCAGTTTGCTTTCGGGTTCTTTGACGACAGCTTTGAGTTTCCCTTCGGGTCCAACGTGCAGCCGGAAGACAACCGGGACTCGGAGAACCGGCGGGAGCGCGAGCACCAGTCCCGGCACCGCTACGGGGCCAGGCAGCCCCGCGCCCGCCTGGCCACGCGCCGAGCCTCGGGCAGGCACGAGGGCGTCCCCACGCTGGAAGG AATTATCCAGCAGCTGGTCAATGGAATTATTGCACCGACCACAATTCCAAACCTAGGCCTGGGCCCTTG GGGTGTCCTGCACTCAAATCCGATGGACTACGCCTGGGGTGCCAACGGCCTGGATGCAATTATCACACAG TTACTGAATCAGTTTGAAAACACTGGACCGCCGCCAGCGGACAAAGAAAAGATCCAGGCCCTCCCCACCATACAGATCACACAGGAGCACGTAG ATTCCGGGTTGGAGTGCCCTGTGTGTAAGGAAGACTACACAGTCGGTGAGAACGTGCGGCAGTTACCGTGCAATCACCTGTTCCATGACGGCTGCATCGTCCCGTGGCTGGAGCAG CATGACACGTGTCCCGTCTGCCGGAAAAGTTTAAGTGGACAAAACACTGCCACAAACCCCCCAGGACTCACAGGGATGAACTTCTcgtcatcctcctcctcctcctcttcctccagctcACCAAGTAATGAAAACTCATCGAACAACTCATGA
- the PRSS57 gene encoding serine protease 57 has protein sequence MPRLSPWRDLSALTPSSPSGGGSGPLCATMVTAGLFILSLGGSILLPALAPAGAQGSQIIGGKAAAPHSLPFIASIQMDGQHVCGGFLVWPKWVMTAAHCLIPRRSPSVRVVLGAHRLQEPEESQQIFSVAESIAHPLYNPRAVDNDIRLLQLNRSATLNKYVKRIRLPRPHIDLKPGTVCYVAGWGDTSNFGDEPTELMETNTTIVKRSLCRTLWRGKVSANMLCGASRNATLQGVCAGDSGGPLVFKDKVYGIVSFSGERCGDRRFPDIYTKISNYVDWVHHIVQGFRHREGWLKP, from the exons ATGCCAAGGCTCAGCCCCTGGCGGGATTTAAGCGCCCTGACCCCGAGCAGCCCCAGCGGTGGTGGCAGTGGCCCGCTCTGTGCCACCATGGTCACAGCTGGGCTCTTCATCCTCAGCCTGGGAggctccatcctgctcccagctctggcccCGGCAG GCGCCCAGGGGAGCCAGATCATCGGGGGAAAGGCGGCAGcaccccattccctgccctTCATCGCCTCCATCCAGATGGACGGGCAGCACGTCTGCGGGGGCTTCCTGGTGTGGCCCAAGTGGGTGATGACAGCTGCCCACTGCCTCATTCCCAG GCGCAGCCCCTCAGTGCGTGTGGTGCTGGGAGCCCACCGGCTGCAGGAGCCCGAGGAATCCCAGCAGATCTTCAGCGTGGCCGAGTCCATCGCCCACCCCCTCTACAACCCCCGTGCCGTGGACAACGACATCCGCCTGCTCCAG CTCAACAGGTCGGCCACGCTGAACAAGTACGTGAAGCGGATCCGCCTGCCCCGGCCACACATTGACCTGAAGCCCGGCACTGTCTGCTACGTGGCGGGCTGGGGGGACACATCCAACTTTGGAGACGAGCCCACCGAGCTGATGGAGACCAACACCACCATCGTCAAGCGGAGCCTCTGCCGGACGCTGTGGAGGGGCAAGGTCTCGGCCAACATGCTGTGCGGGGCCAGCCGCAATGCCACGCTGCAGGGTGTCTGTGCC GGTGACTCCGGGGGACCCTTGGTCTTCAAGGACAAGGTTTATGGCATCGTCTCCTTCTCTGGGGAGAGATGTGGGGACCGCCGGTTCCCTGATATCTACACCAAGATCTCCAACTACGTTGACTGGGTTCATCACATTGTGCAAGGGTTCCGCCATCGGGAGGGGTGGCTGAAGCCCTAG
- the POLRMT gene encoding DNA-directed RNA polymerase, mitochondrial → MSLLRLRAVLRGPGGLRGPGIPWRIFRSYSSASTKEKENRNGTCERTELLEVLKARAKQLQGSNVPEVTVDKVELAAVDNDKYQEGVAPGPRENQPIPRARGDGLAQSSTWAKKLQKEMYIQQLKMKQELPSAASQLALEGQAKTKAKSMKSPKIPKMNAATAWNQSSGSPHSKPRVVEAKEAAELKSPQSMPKDKSNQQVLHQTIQSNLECFLFLQQSEEAERYLLLCHSSPAKKKVLDIGAYNIVMRSWARKGCLNRIDRLFSVLESTSLRPNLDSYAVALVCMGRNQSPPKVILRYLQQLNSSGFHVDELFQKCLFEEDEKEVVLWAIRTVQPNYQLPPPPSPEISKSSLLQDFYSRETMVSYPKLDFSMKELQERFQQQLEMELKNTITIESVEAAKPLTPQAIKARKLLGTLRSQWHGAILQALQNSKRSMARPRRLSKYNILYPYLCLLPDEEYVDIMMQVLNDLSPQGESLAVLARELGTKVYDRYIIQRKLRSRQLEKVQEIYENYIQLLAKDSQPKQYLPREYWEKLVAEAGFGPSLSLKNCSWPCVLLMRLGMYMLELLVKAVKVPKNILNRRLESKPIPVLYHVYSFYSNWQVGLIKPHPVFSQLVSNAAETMLTFNSSAMPMLCPPVPWTSHNFGAFVLNDTKLMRFMEETTHHQLLLEQCPPVNLHPVLDALNQLGNCAWKINQPVLDIIISIFNDKGDEKLDIPPPLSEAPKPPTAPGHSSTWSKSLKHELFLCKKKTAEMHSLRMDALYKLSIANYVRDKVFWFPHNMDFRGRTYPCPPYFNHLGNDVTRAILLFAEGRPLGPRGLDWLKIHLINLTGLKKKNALQERLDYANEIMEDILDSADHPLTGRKWWMNTDEPWQALACCMEIAKASRSPDPAAYISHFPVHQDGSCNGLQHYAALGRDLSGAASVNLVPCGLPQDVYSAVAQQVEEFRKKDAEQGVKIAQVLQGFISRKVVKQTVMTVVYGVTRYGGRLQIEKRLKEINEFPEEYLWEASQYLVKQVFNSIKEMFSATRDIQNWLTESAKLIAQSGRTVEWVTPLGLPIIQPYYRSRSTVLNCGMQRLSVKNPNSSQKPDTVKQKNAFPPNFIHSLDSTHMMLTALHCLRKGLTFVSVHDCYWTHALTVDVMNQVCRQQFVALHSEKILQDLSEFMLEKYCSSSSSSTAPIAHWQKRLREQLSNVPRTGEFNLKQVMDSTYFFS, encoded by the exons ATGTCGCTGCTGAGGCTGCGGGCGGTGCTGAGGGGCCCGGGCGGGCTGAGGGGGCCCG GGATTCCATGGAGAATCTTCAGGAGCTACTCCTCTGCCAGCACCAAGGAGAAGGAGAACAGAAATGGCACCTGTGagaggacagagctgctggaag TGCTCAAAGCTCGAGCGAAGCAGCTCCAAGGCAGTAACGTCCCAGAGGTGACAGTCGACAAGGTGGAACTGGCTGCAGTGGACAATGACAAGTACCAGGAGGGTGTGGCCCCTGGCCCCAGGGAGAACCAGCCCATTCCCAGGGCACGGGGTGATGGCCTGGCCCAGTCCAGCACCTGGGCCAAAAAGTTGCAGAAGGAGATGTACATCCAGCAGCTGAAGATGAAGCAGGAATTGCCTAGTGCTGCCTCCCAGCTGGCTCTGGAGGGCCAGGCCAAGACCAAAGCAAAATCCATGAAGAGCCCAAAGATTCCAAAGATGAATGCAGCCACTGCCTGGAAccagagctctggcagccccCACAGCAAGCCCAGGGTGGTGGAAGCAAaggaagctgcagagctgaAGAGCCCTCAGAGCATGCCAAAGGACAAGAGTAACCAACAGGTCCTGCATCAAACCATTCAGTCCAACCTGGAGTGCttcctgttcctgcagcagtCAGAGGAGGCTGAGCGGTACCTcctgctgtgccacagctcTCCAGCGAAGAAGAAGGTGCTGGACATCGGTGCCTACAACATCGTGATGCGCAGCTGGGCCAGGAAG ggctgcttgAATCGCATCGACCGATTGTTTTCCGTGCTGGAGTCCACCAGCCTCCGGCCCAACTTGGACTCCTACGCGGTGGCCCTGGTGTGCATGGGTCGGAACCAATCTCCTCCCAAAGTCATCTTGAG AtacctgcagcagctgaacagcagTGGCTTCCATGTGGATGAGCTCTTCCAAAAGTGCCTGTTTGAGGAAGATGAGAAGGAGGTGGTGCTGTGGGCCATCAGGACTGTCCAGCCCAACTACCAGCTGCCTCCTCCACCCAGCCCCGAGATCTCTAAGTCTTCTCTGCTCCAAGACTTCTATTCCAGA GAGACAATGGTGTCATACCCCAAGCTGGATTTCTCCATGAAGGAGTTGCAGGAGcgcttccagcagcagctggagatggagctgaaGAACACCATAACCATTGAGTCAGTGGAGGCAGCCAAGcccctgaccccacaggctaTCAAAGCG CGgaagctgctgggcaccctccGCTCCCAGTGGCACGGCGCCATCCTCCAGGCCCTGCAGAATTCCAAGCGCAGCATGGCCAGGCCCAGGAGGCTGTCAAAGTACAATATCCTCTACCCCTACCTGTGTCTGCTGCCAGATGAGGAGTATGTGGACATCATGATGCAG gtCCTCAATGATCTGTCTCCACAAGGTGAGTCCCTGGCAGTCCTGGCCAGGGAGCTGGGCACCAAAGTCTACGACAGGTACATCATCCAGAGGAAGCTGCGCAGCCGCCAGCTGGAGAAGGTGCAGGAGATTTATGAGAACTACATCCAGCTGCTGGCAAAGGACAGCCAG CCTAAACAGTACTTGCCACGGGAGTACTGGGAGAAGCTGGTGGCAGAAGCAGGCTTTGGGCCTTCCCTGAGCTTGAAGAACTGCAGCTGGCCGTGTGTGCTCCTCATGCGCCTGGGCATGtacatgctggagctcctggtGAAGGCTGTCAAGGTGCCCAAGAACATCCTCAATCGTCGCCTGGAGTCCAAGCCTATCCCTGTCCTCTACCATGTCTACTCCTTCTACAGTAACTGGCAG GTTGGGCTGATAAAGCCCCATCCTGTCTTCTCCCAGCTTGTGTCAAATGCTGCAGAGACCATGCTGACCTTCAACTCCTCTGCCATGCCCATGCTGTGCCCCCCGGTGCCCTGGACCTCCCACAATTTCGGTGCCTTTGTCCTCAATGACACCAAGCTGATGCGCTTCATGGAAGAGACCACCCACCACCAGCTGCTTCTGGAGCAGTGTCCCCCTGTGAACCTCCACCCTGTGCTGGATGCCCTGAACCAGCTGGGCAACTGTGCCTGGAAGATCAACCAGCCAGTGCTGGATATTATCATCTCCATCTTCAATGACAAAGGGGATGAGAAGCTGGACATCCCACCACCCCTCTCTGAGGCTCCCAAGCCTCCCACTGCTCCCGGCCATTCCTCCACCTGGAGCAAGTCCCTCAAGCACGAGCTGTTCCTGTGCAAGAAGAAGACTGCAGAGATGCACAGCCTGCGCATGGACGCGCTCTACAAGCTCTCCATCGCCAACTACGTCAGGGACAAGGTGTTCTGGTTCCCTCACAACATGGACTTCCGTGGCAGGACTTACCCGTGCCCGCCCTATTTCAACCACTTGGGGAACGATGTCACCCGGGCCATCCTGCTGTTCGCAGAGGGGAGGCCGCTGGGGCCCAGGGGACTTGACTGGCTGAAGATCCACCTCATCAATCTGACGGGGCTGAAGAAGAAGAACGCCTTGCAGGAGCGGCTGGACTATGCCAATGAAATCATGGAAGACATCCTGGACTCAGCTGACCACCCGCTGACG GGCAGGAAGTGGTGGATGAACACTGATGAGCCCTGGCAAGCCTTGGCATGCTGTATGGAAATCGCCAAAGCCTCGAGGTCCCCAGATCCGGCAGCCTACATCTCTCACTTCCCAGTTCACCAG GATGGCTCCTGCAATGGGCTGCAGCACTATGCAGCGCTTGGCCGGGATCTCAGCGGCGCTGCCTCTGTCAACCTGGTGCCCTGTGGGCTCCCTCAGGATGTCTACAGTGCAGTGGCCCAGCAG GTGGAGGAGTTTCGGAAGAAGGATGCTGAGCAGGGGGTGAAGATTGcccaggtgctgcagggctTCATCAGCCGCAAGGTGGTGAAGCAGACGGTGATGACGGTGGTGTACGGGGTCACTCGCTACGGCGGTCGCCTGCAGATAGAGAAACGCCTCAAGGAGATCAACGAGTTCCCTGAG GAGTACTTGTGGGAAGCATCTCAGTATCTGGTGAAGCAGGTGTTCAACAGCATCAAGGAGATGTTTTCAGCGACTCGAGATATCCAG AACTGGCTGACAGAAAGCGCCAAGCTCATCGCCCAGTCAGGCCGGACAGTGGAGTGGGTCACACCACTGGGGCTCCCCATCATCCAGCCCTACTATCGCTCCAGGTCCACTGTG CTGAATTGTGGCATGCAGCGCTTGAGTGTGAAAAACCCCAACAGCAGTCA GAAACCTGACACTGTGAAACAGAAGAATGCCTTTCCCCCCAACTTCATCCACTCTCTGGACTCCACACACATGATGCTCACAGCACTGCACTGCCTCAG GAAGGGCCTGACCTTCGTCTCAGTCCATGATTGCTACTGGACTCACGCGCTCACCGTGGATGTCATGAACCAG GTCTGTCGGCAGCAGTTCGTGGCTCTGCACAGCGAGAAAATTCTGCAGGATCTGTCTGAGTTCATGCTGGAGAAGTACTGCAG TTcatccagctccagcacagcgCCCATAGCCCATTGGCAGAAGAGACTGAGGGAACAGCTGTccaatgtccccaggacag
- the FGF22 gene encoding fibroblast growth factor 22, producing the protein MNGRHSPSPRPAHSPPPPRPGPPIPGRSRRRGRSPVAAVAMAHRPSPAARPPPAAMRRGGPAAIAACLAGALAVLAGPGSGPGSATGTGRRPPRSYGHLEGDVRWRRLFSATRFFLRIDGGGGVEGTRWRERPGSIVEIRSVRVGVVAIRAVHTGFYLAMNKRGRLYGSKEFSPNCKFTERIEENGYNTYASLRWRHRGRPMFLSLNSKGRPQRGGKTRRQHLSTHFLPMLVS; encoded by the exons ATGAATGggaggcacagccccagcccccgtCCCGCCCATTCGCCGCCaccgccccgccccgggccgCCCATCCCTGGCCGCTCGCGCCGTCGGGGCCGGTCGCCGGTCGCCGCCGTGGCCATGGCCCATCGCCCgtcgcccgccgcccgcccgccgcccgccgccatgAGGCGCGGGGGCCCCGCCGCCATCGCCGCCTGCCTCGCCGGGGCTCTCGCCGTGCTGGCGGGGCCGGGGTCGGGGCCGGGCAGTGCCACCGGGACCGGCCGGCGGCCCCCCCGCAGCTACGGGCATCTGGAGGGCGACGTACGCTGGCGGCGGCTCTTCTCCGCCACCCGCTTCTTCCTGCGCATcgacggcggcggcggcgtgGAAGGGACGCGCTGGAGGGAGCGGCCGGGCA GCATCGTCGAGATCCGGTCGGTGCGTGTTGGCGTCGTGGCCATCCGGGCGGTGCACACCGGCTTCTACCTGGCCATGAACAAGCGGGGGAGGCTCTACGGGTCG AAGGAGTTCAGCCCCAACTGCAAGTTCACGGAGCGCATCGAAGAGAACGGCTACAACACCTACGCGTCGCTGCGCTGGCGGCACCGCGGCCGCCCCATGTTCCTCTCGCTCAATAGCAAGGGCAGGCCGCAGCGAGGGGGCAAGACACGCCGGCAGCACCTCTCCACACACTTCCTCCCCATGCTCGTCAGCTGA